The following proteins are encoded in a genomic region of Haloarcula marina:
- the pepF gene encoding oligoendopeptidase F, with amino-acid sequence MSSVPAREDIDETYKWDLESLYATDEDWEAAFEEAESLVSDLEAYEGRATDDAATLLATLETYEELMRTVSNVVSYARMRRDEDTTDDTYQALTARSQSLSSDASSAASFLEPELQDVEWADIEAMMADEPDLAAYEHYFDDVLRMKEHTRSAEVENLLAELGEVTGAPGEVYNMLANADMEFPVVEDPDGDDQPITLNNFTTLQKHPDRDFRQRVYEAFYDEWETVRNAVGTAYKNAVKTDVKMAQARNYDTAREAALNGPNVPTEVYDTLVDTVHDNIETLHRHAELKREAIGADELRMWDLYTPLVQEESPEIEYEQACEYVTEAVAPLGEDYQSRLAEGLESRWVDVYETKHKQSGAYSGGTYDSQPFILMNYQDDVESMYTLAHELGHSMHSEYTSEEQPFVYSGYEIFVAEVASTVNETLLTHHLLETVEDERLRRHVLNEYLERFRSTLYRQTMFAEFEHKTHEMAEAGEPLTPDRLDDLYADLKGEYYAPAELDDRIAREWMRIPHFYRAFYVYQYATGISAAVALVDGILEAGEPAAERYIDFLGSGSREYPLELLRGAGVDMASPDPVDAALSTYSEYLDEFASLS; translated from the coding sequence ATGAGTTCGGTACCCGCCCGCGAGGACATCGACGAGACGTACAAGTGGGACCTCGAATCCCTCTACGCGACCGACGAGGACTGGGAGGCGGCCTTCGAGGAGGCCGAGAGCCTCGTTTCGGACCTCGAAGCCTACGAGGGGCGCGCCACCGATGACGCCGCGACCCTGCTCGCGACCTTAGAGACCTACGAGGAACTGATGCGGACCGTCTCGAACGTCGTCTCCTACGCCCGGATGCGCCGCGACGAGGACACGACCGACGACACGTATCAGGCCCTGACGGCCCGCTCACAGTCACTCTCCTCCGATGCGAGTAGCGCGGCCTCCTTCCTCGAACCGGAATTACAGGACGTAGAGTGGGCGGACATCGAGGCGATGATGGCCGACGAACCCGACCTCGCGGCCTACGAGCACTACTTCGACGACGTGCTCCGGATGAAAGAACACACCCGCTCGGCCGAAGTCGAGAACCTGCTGGCCGAACTGGGCGAGGTCACCGGCGCGCCAGGTGAGGTGTACAACATGCTCGCCAACGCCGACATGGAGTTCCCCGTCGTCGAGGACCCCGACGGCGACGACCAGCCGATTACCCTCAACAACTTCACGACGCTCCAGAAACACCCCGACCGCGACTTCCGCCAGCGGGTGTACGAAGCGTTCTACGACGAGTGGGAGACGGTCCGCAACGCCGTCGGCACGGCCTACAAGAACGCCGTCAAGACGGACGTGAAGATGGCCCAGGCCCGCAACTACGATACCGCCCGCGAGGCGGCGCTCAACGGGCCGAACGTGCCGACCGAGGTGTACGACACGCTGGTCGACACCGTCCACGACAACATCGAGACGCTCCACCGCCACGCCGAACTGAAGCGCGAGGCAATCGGCGCGGACGAACTGCGGATGTGGGACCTCTACACGCCGCTCGTACAGGAGGAGTCGCCCGAAATCGAGTACGAGCAGGCCTGCGAGTACGTCACAGAGGCCGTCGCACCGCTGGGCGAGGACTACCAGTCCCGACTCGCCGAGGGCCTCGAATCCCGGTGGGTCGACGTCTACGAGACGAAGCACAAGCAGTCGGGCGCGTACTCGGGCGGCACCTACGACTCCCAGCCGTTCATCCTGATGAACTATCAGGACGACGTGGAGTCGATGTACACGCTGGCCCACGAACTCGGCCATTCGATGCACTCGGAGTACACCAGCGAGGAGCAACCGTTCGTCTACTCGGGCTACGAGATTTTCGTCGCCGAAGTCGCGTCGACGGTCAACGAGACGCTGCTGACCCATCACCTCTTGGAGACGGTCGAGGACGAACGCCTCCGTCGGCACGTCCTCAACGAGTACCTCGAACGGTTCCGGTCGACGCTGTATCGACAGACGATGTTCGCGGAGTTCGAGCACAAGACCCACGAGATGGCCGAGGCGGGCGAACCGCTGACGCCGGACCGCCTCGACGACCTCTACGCCGACCTGAAAGGCGAGTACTACGCGCCCGCCGAACTCGACGACCGCATCGCCCGCGAGTGGATGCGCATCCCGCACTTCTATCGGGCCTTCTACGTCTACCAGTACGCGACCGGCATCTCGGCCGCCGTCGCGCTGGTCGACGGTATCCTCGAAGCGGGCGAACCGGCCGCCGAGCGGTACATCGACTTCCTCGGCAGCGGTTCGCGCGAGTACCCGCTGGAACTGCTCCGCGGCGCTGGCGTCGACATGGCGAGTCCGGACCCTGTCGACGCGGCGCTATCGACGTACAGCGAGTACTTAGACGAGTTCGCCAGCCTCAGCTAA
- a CDS encoding DUF5811 family protein, which yields MYGNSPLGGETEKVTLTPEQRQTLRKDLAGVAARTRELLPGEFVVGSEISDGQNGPRATIAVQPPVGSVVSADYTPEDPENATISDDERDDLAQGIAASAALQVKQVMGDTATPTAQ from the coding sequence ATGTATGGTAATTCGCCGCTCGGTGGCGAGACGGAGAAGGTGACGCTCACGCCGGAACAACGGCAGACGCTTCGGAAGGACCTCGCGGGCGTCGCCGCCCGAACCCGGGAACTCCTGCCGGGCGAGTTCGTGGTTGGCTCCGAGATTAGCGACGGCCAGAACGGTCCCCGGGCGACCATCGCCGTCCAGCCACCGGTCGGGTCTGTCGTCAGCGCCGACTACACGCCGGAGGACCCGGAGAACGCGACCATCTCCGACGACGAACGAGACGACCTCGCACAGGGTATCGCGGCCTCCGCGGCCCTGCAGGTCAAGCAAGTGATGGGCGATACGGCGACGCCGACAGCCCAGTAA
- the pan2 gene encoding proteasome-activating nucleotidase Pan2 — protein MSRSPSLPERPRLDLDPDMTPDERLEALRDHFEDIVRVNEQLTDQLDSARDRRQGLADEVDQLERENETLKTSSLYIATAEEITDDGVVVKQHGNNQEVLTEVSPSIRETLEAGDRVAINDSFSVKEILDPETDARAQAMQVTASPDVTYDDIGGLEEQIREVREAVEEPLVNADRFREVGIEPPSGVLLHGPPGTGKTMLAKAVANETDATFIKMAGSELVRKFIGEGARLVRDLFELASEREPAIIFIDEIDAIASKRTESKTSGDAEVQRTMMQLLSEMDGFDERGEIRIIAATNRFDMLDQAILRPGRFDRLIEVPEPSLAGRERILEIHTEEMNLDESVDLVAMAQQTDGLSGAELASLATEAGMFAIRDERTTVQQRDFEDALKKINHDEETGSQPVAFA, from the coding sequence ATGTCGCGTAGTCCCTCGCTTCCGGAGCGACCGCGGTTGGACCTCGACCCCGATATGACCCCAGACGAACGGCTCGAGGCGCTCCGGGACCACTTCGAAGACATCGTCAGAGTGAACGAACAGCTTACCGACCAACTGGACAGCGCCCGCGACCGGCGACAGGGGCTCGCCGACGAAGTCGACCAGCTCGAACGCGAAAACGAGACGCTGAAGACCTCTTCGCTGTACATCGCCACCGCCGAGGAGATAACCGACGACGGCGTCGTCGTCAAACAGCACGGCAACAATCAGGAGGTGCTGACCGAGGTGTCGCCGTCCATCCGGGAGACGCTGGAGGCTGGCGACCGCGTCGCCATCAACGACTCCTTTAGCGTCAAGGAGATTCTCGACCCCGAGACGGACGCCCGCGCGCAGGCCATGCAGGTCACCGCCTCGCCCGACGTCACCTACGACGACATCGGGGGCCTCGAAGAGCAGATTCGCGAAGTCCGCGAAGCCGTCGAGGAACCGCTGGTCAACGCCGACCGCTTCCGCGAAGTCGGCATCGAACCGCCCAGCGGCGTCCTGCTCCACGGTCCGCCGGGGACCGGGAAGACGATGCTGGCGAAGGCCGTCGCCAACGAGACGGACGCCACCTTCATCAAGATGGCTGGCTCCGAACTCGTCCGGAAGTTCATCGGCGAAGGGGCGCGACTCGTCCGCGACCTGTTCGAACTGGCGAGCGAGCGCGAACCGGCTATCATCTTCATCGACGAAATCGACGCCATCGCCTCGAAGCGAACGGAGTCGAAGACGTCCGGCGACGCCGAGGTCCAGCGGACGATGATGCAACTGCTCTCGGAGATGGACGGCTTCGACGAGCGCGGTGAAATCCGCATCATCGCCGCCACCAACCGCTTCGACATGCTCGACCAGGCGATTCTCCGCCCGGGTCGCTTCGACCGCCTCATCGAGGTGCCGGAACCGTCGCTCGCGGGCCGCGAGCGCATCCTCGAAATCCACACCGAGGAGATGAACTTAGACGAGAGCGTCGACCTCGTGGCGATGGCCCAGCAGACCGACGGACTCTCCGGGGCCGAACTGGCGTCGCTGGCGACCGAAGCCGGGATGTTCGCCATCCGCGACGAGCGGACGACGGTCCAACAGCGCGACTTCGAGGACGCGCTGAAGAAGATAAACCACGACGAGGAGACGGGCAGTCAGCCGGTCGCGTTCGCCTGA
- the truA gene encoding tRNA pseudouridine(38-40) synthase TruA — protein MRAYRVAYDGRPYNGFQRQPDVPTVEGALLDALARLGAFDRDEGTPPGYAAAGRTDAGVSAVAQTVAFAAPDWLSPAAFNSELPADVRAWASAAVPDDFHATHDAAERRYTYHLYAPDADDELASAALSALRGEHDFHNLTPDDDGTVRTLSGSLSRDGPFLVVHLRAGGFCRQLVRRVVGLLSEIATGESPPSKVDRVLASDPLPGPAGVAPAAPYPLVMTGVSYPGVSFAADADAVESTRAVFADRRAERLASARVAGSVTDGLPDGE, from the coding sequence ATGCGCGCGTACCGGGTCGCCTACGACGGGCGGCCCTACAACGGCTTCCAGCGCCAACCGGACGTGCCGACGGTCGAGGGGGCGCTCCTCGACGCGCTGGCCCGACTCGGCGCGTTCGACCGGGACGAGGGGACGCCGCCGGGATACGCCGCCGCGGGCCGGACCGACGCGGGCGTCTCGGCGGTGGCACAGACCGTCGCCTTCGCCGCCCCCGACTGGCTCTCGCCCGCGGCGTTCAACAGCGAACTCCCGGCGGACGTGCGCGCGTGGGCCAGCGCGGCCGTGCCCGACGACTTCCACGCGACCCACGACGCCGCCGAGCGCCGCTACACCTATCACCTGTACGCGCCCGACGCCGACGACGAACTGGCGAGCGCGGCGCTGTCGGCACTTCGTGGCGAACACGACTTCCACAACCTGACGCCGGACGACGACGGGACGGTTCGGACGCTTTCCGGGTCGCTCTCCCGGGACGGCCCGTTTCTCGTCGTCCACTTGCGGGCGGGCGGGTTCTGTCGGCAACTCGTCCGCCGCGTGGTCGGTCTCCTGTCGGAAATCGCGACCGGCGAGTCGCCGCCGTCGAAGGTCGACCGCGTCCTCGCCAGCGACCCGTTGCCGGGACCGGCGGGCGTCGCCCCGGCCGCCCCGTATCCGTTGGTGATGACCGGCGTCAGCTATCCCGGTGTCTCGTTCGCCGCCGACGCCGACGCCGTCGAGAGCACGCGGGCGGTGTTCGCCGACCGCCGGGCCGAACGGCTAGCAAGCGCGCGGGTCGCCGGGTCGGTCACCGACGGCCTGCCCGACGGCGAGTGA
- a CDS encoding PQQ-binding-like beta-propeller repeat protein, protein MNERGHTRRAFLTTVGTAVVGSVAGCQSGFDPLASTSLDEFAATQFRNGLLNRGYTDRPIPTSVEKAWELPTNRGDHTAAKGSPVLAPTGDLVVADDTGRIRAVSTDGEVQWATTITQAGRGSHGTAAIANETAYIGTYDGVLSAVDVETGQRRWRTDLGDAIGASPTYYNGVLYVAVEHAAPSGSVAAVDAATGSVQWRDTRPTNHPHSTVALDRENGHLLFGSNDGHVYAWTFPELERSWTYDTGGDVKAPIAVADGLAVVPSWAGTVTALHVADGSMEWEFEADADLMCAPAVDGGTVYVGSHDDNVYAIDLATGEEQWRFDTGGWVIGSVVATPEHALVGSYNATLYALDRKSGEVAWAVDNRGHVTSAPLVTEDAVYYTERAVDGAADRPGRLYKLVGQ, encoded by the coding sequence GTGAACGAGCGCGGACACACGCGACGGGCGTTCTTGACCACCGTCGGCACCGCCGTCGTCGGGTCGGTCGCTGGCTGTCAGTCGGGATTCGACCCGCTGGCGTCGACATCGCTGGACGAATTCGCGGCCACGCAGTTCCGGAACGGCCTCCTGAATCGGGGCTACACCGACCGGCCGATACCGACGAGCGTCGAGAAAGCGTGGGAATTACCGACCAACCGCGGCGACCACACTGCGGCGAAGGGGAGTCCGGTGCTCGCCCCGACCGGTGACTTGGTCGTGGCCGACGACACCGGGCGGATACGCGCCGTCTCGACGGACGGCGAGGTGCAGTGGGCGACGACCATCACGCAGGCGGGTCGGGGGAGCCACGGGACGGCGGCTATCGCGAACGAGACGGCCTACATCGGGACGTACGACGGCGTGCTGTCGGCCGTCGACGTCGAGACGGGCCAGCGTCGCTGGCGGACCGACCTCGGGGACGCCATCGGCGCGAGTCCGACCTACTACAACGGGGTACTGTACGTCGCCGTCGAACACGCCGCGCCCAGCGGCAGTGTCGCGGCCGTCGACGCCGCCACCGGGAGCGTCCAGTGGCGCGACACGCGGCCGACGAACCACCCGCACTCGACGGTGGCGCTCGACCGCGAGAACGGTCACCTCCTCTTCGGGTCGAACGACGGCCACGTCTACGCGTGGACCTTTCCGGAACTGGAGCGGTCGTGGACCTACGACACCGGCGGCGACGTGAAAGCACCCATCGCCGTCGCGGACGGCCTCGCCGTCGTCCCCTCGTGGGCCGGGACCGTCACCGCGCTGCACGTCGCCGACGGGTCGATGGAATGGGAGTTCGAGGCCGACGCCGACCTGATGTGCGCTCCGGCGGTCGACGGCGGGACCGTCTACGTCGGCAGTCACGACGACAACGTCTACGCCATCGACCTCGCGACCGGCGAGGAACAGTGGCGCTTCGACACCGGCGGCTGGGTCATCGGCAGCGTCGTCGCTACGCCGGAGCACGCGTTAGTCGGGTCTTACAACGCCACGCTGTACGCGCTGGACCGGAAAAGCGGCGAGGTGGCGTGGGCCGTCGACAACCGCGGCCACGTCACGAGCGCACCGCTGGTCACCGAAGACGCCGTCTACTACACCGAGCGAGCGGTCGACGGGGCGGCCGACCGGCCGGGTCGCCTGTACAAACTCGTCGGGCAGTAG
- a CDS encoding MBL fold metallo-hydrolase yields the protein MQVTYLESAAVLVETADVDVLCDPWLIDGAYYGSWAHYPDPDFEPEDFNDVDYIYISHVHPDHFHPETLKRMDTDIPVLIHDYRWDYLKDAVEDLGFEAIELSHDERTHLGGDTHINVLAADGCDPELCGNFFGCTWYDTEADQTGSTQVDSMAVIDDGEHTLVNTNDCPYPMAESSCQKIKADYGDIDMLCHQYSAAQFYPQAVTNYDHEEKIAERDRVIQEKHELALNFIDLFEPTYYLPFAGEYVLAGDLAHLNEYTANPPREEAKAFFESHVDTDAHECVFLNSGEHIDVATGERSAPFTPVDKAAKQRYIEEELAPRSFDFDDDPMPTIDEFRAYVPLAYENMEGKRARIGYETDTTVLIPLVDGVCLELSMNGEGFEFVTDVDTDDYDDGWVKMEVEPRLLKRLFEGPHRAYWADAKIGSHIGISKEPDIYERGLYNVLGSFHADGADVQATASHDATAESD from the coding sequence ATGCAAGTCACGTATCTCGAATCGGCAGCGGTTCTCGTCGAAACGGCCGATGTGGACGTTCTCTGTGACCCGTGGCTGATCGACGGCGCGTACTACGGGTCGTGGGCCCACTATCCGGACCCGGACTTCGAACCGGAGGACTTCAACGACGTAGACTACATCTACATCTCGCACGTCCACCCCGACCACTTCCATCCCGAGACGCTCAAGCGGATGGACACGGACATCCCCGTCCTCATCCACGACTATCGCTGGGACTACCTGAAAGACGCCGTCGAAGACCTCGGCTTCGAGGCCATCGAACTGTCCCACGACGAGCGCACCCACCTCGGCGGCGACACCCACATCAACGTCCTCGCGGCCGACGGCTGTGACCCCGAACTTTGTGGCAACTTCTTCGGCTGTACGTGGTACGACACGGAGGCCGACCAGACCGGGTCGACGCAGGTGGACTCGATGGCCGTCATCGACGACGGCGAGCACACGCTGGTCAACACGAACGACTGTCCCTACCCGATGGCCGAGTCCAGTTGCCAGAAGATAAAGGCCGACTACGGCGACATCGACATGCTCTGTCACCAGTACAGCGCCGCGCAGTTCTACCCGCAGGCGGTCACCAACTACGACCACGAGGAGAAAATCGCCGAGCGCGACCGGGTCATCCAAGAGAAACACGAACTCGCGCTGAACTTCATCGACCTGTTCGAACCGACGTACTACCTCCCGTTCGCCGGGGAGTACGTCCTCGCCGGTGACCTCGCGCACCTGAACGAGTACACCGCGAACCCGCCGCGCGAGGAGGCGAAGGCGTTCTTCGAGTCCCACGTCGACACGGACGCCCACGAGTGCGTCTTCCTCAACTCCGGCGAGCACATCGACGTGGCGACGGGCGAGCGGTCGGCCCCCTTCACGCCCGTCGACAAGGCGGCCAAACAGCGCTACATCGAGGAGGAACTGGCTCCCCGGTCGTTCGACTTCGATGACGACCCGATGCCGACCATCGACGAGTTCCGGGCGTACGTCCCGCTGGCCTACGAGAACATGGAGGGGAAACGCGCCCGCATCGGCTACGAAACCGATACGACGGTGTTGATTCCGCTCGTCGACGGCGTCTGTCTGGAGCTGTCGATGAACGGAGAGGGATTCGAGTTCGTCACCGACGTGGACACCGACGACTACGACGACGGGTGGGTGAAGATGGAGGTCGAACCCCGACTGCTCAAACGGTTGTTCGAGGGACCACACCGGGCGTACTGGGCCGACGCCAAAATCGGCTCACACATCGGTATCAGCAAGGAACCGGACATCTACGAGCGCGGCCTGTACAACGTTCTCGGGTCGTTCCACGCCGACGGCGCGGACGTGCAGGCGACCGCGAGTCACGACGCCACCGCCGAGTCGGACTGA
- a CDS encoding GNAT family N-acetyltransferase, protein MTPAADEVRQFPRPPLTFTDERARTVDIEAYDGGADPLVAMYTDFDEESRAQGVPPRGETQIREWVETLLEEGLNVVVWHDEAAVGHAVLVPSRDSSELAIFVHPEYQSAGIGTRLIEALLGYGQANGRDHVWLAVARTNHVAMKLYDKVGFETRLRDRAEHEMERPL, encoded by the coding sequence ATGACACCTGCCGCCGACGAAGTCCGTCAGTTCCCGCGACCGCCGCTCACGTTCACCGACGAACGAGCGCGGACGGTCGACATCGAGGCGTACGACGGCGGGGCCGACCCGCTGGTGGCGATGTACACGGACTTCGACGAGGAGTCCCGAGCACAGGGCGTCCCACCGCGCGGCGAGACGCAGATTCGCGAGTGGGTCGAGACGCTACTGGAGGAGGGGCTGAACGTCGTCGTCTGGCACGACGAGGCCGCCGTCGGCCACGCAGTGCTGGTCCCCTCGCGCGACTCCTCGGAACTCGCTATCTTCGTCCATCCCGAGTACCAGTCGGCGGGTATCGGCACGCGACTCATCGAGGCTCTGCTCGGCTACGGCCAGGCGAACGGCCGAGACCACGTCTGGTTGGCCGTCGCCCGGACGAACCACGTCGCGATGAAACTGTACGACAAGGTCGGCTTCGAGACGCGACTGCGCGACCGGGCCGAACACGAGATGGAGCGCCCGCTCTAA
- the infB gene encoding translation initiation factor IF-2 — MSDTDATTETDHTLRTPIVAVLGHVDHGKTSLLDRIRGSAVTAGESGAITQHIGATAVPLSVISEIAGELVDPTDFDLPGLLFIDTPGHHSFSTLRSRGGALADIAILVVDVNDGFQPQTLEAIDILKRTQTPFIVAANKIDTVPGWNPNENMPVQATMDAQSDRVQSDLNQKLYEIIGELSDNGFSADMYWRVQNFQANIGVVPVSAETGEGVPDLLTVMMGLSQRYMKEEMEIDASGPGVGTVLEVKDTQGFGTTLDAIIYDGTIRADDTIVVGGLQGPIVTDVRALLRPRPLEEIRTEKQFEQVDEVAAADGVKIAAPELDNAMAGAPIRVIRNRNRAEVIAEVEEELAEIEVTTQEEGVVVKADTLGSLEALSSTLAEEEIPIMRAEVGAVAPRDIRVADTANEPTHRAILAFSVDVLDDARALAEQEDVELFENDVIYQLIEEYDDHVTGIKEAQQEQILDNITRPAKFRVLPDHTFRQSDPAVVGIEVLSGELRRNVNVVKWEGGDPKRVGRLKSLQDEGEDIDAARTGERLAASIDGPTVGRQIEEGDDLWVEIPEKHAKILEQELKEDISVDEREALSMYLEKHRNRDPFWGK, encoded by the coding sequence ATGTCTGACACCGACGCCACCACAGAGACGGACCACACCCTCCGGACGCCCATCGTCGCGGTGCTGGGCCACGTCGACCACGGGAAGACGAGCCTGTTGGACCGCATCCGCGGGTCCGCCGTGACGGCCGGAGAGTCCGGCGCGATTACTCAGCACATCGGCGCCACCGCCGTACCGCTGTCGGTCATCTCCGAAATCGCCGGCGAACTGGTCGACCCGACGGACTTCGACCTGCCGGGCCTGCTGTTCATCGACACGCCCGGCCACCACTCGTTCTCGACGCTTCGCTCCCGCGGCGGGGCGCTCGCGGACATCGCCATCCTCGTCGTCGACGTGAACGACGGCTTCCAACCGCAGACGCTGGAGGCCATCGACATCCTCAAACGCACGCAGACGCCCTTCATCGTCGCCGCGAACAAGATAGACACCGTCCCCGGGTGGAACCCCAACGAGAACATGCCGGTCCAGGCGACGATGGACGCCCAGTCAGACCGCGTCCAGTCGGACCTCAACCAGAAACTGTACGAGATTATCGGCGAACTCTCCGACAACGGCTTCTCTGCCGACATGTACTGGCGGGTCCAGAACTTCCAAGCCAACATCGGCGTCGTCCCCGTCTCCGCCGAGACGGGCGAGGGCGTCCCGGACCTCCTGACCGTGATGATGGGCCTCTCCCAGCGCTACATGAAAGAGGAGATGGAGATAGACGCCAGCGGCCCCGGCGTCGGCACCGTCCTCGAAGTGAAAGACACCCAGGGCTTCGGGACGACGCTGGACGCCATCATCTACGACGGCACTATCCGCGCGGACGACACCATCGTCGTCGGCGGCCTCCAAGGCCCCATCGTCACCGACGTTCGGGCGCTGTTGCGCCCACGGCCGCTCGAAGAGATACGCACGGAGAAGCAGTTCGAGCAAGTCGACGAAGTCGCCGCGGCGGACGGCGTGAAGATAGCCGCCCCCGAATTGGACAACGCGATGGCCGGTGCGCCGATTCGCGTCATCCGAAACCGCAACCGGGCCGAGGTCATCGCCGAAGTCGAGGAGGAACTGGCCGAAATCGAGGTCACCACCCAAGAGGAGGGCGTCGTCGTCAAGGCCGACACGCTCGGGTCGCTGGAAGCCCTCTCCAGTACGCTCGCCGAGGAGGAAATCCCCATCATGCGCGCCGAAGTCGGGGCCGTCGCCCCGCGTGACATCCGGGTCGCCGACACCGCCAACGAACCGACCCATCGGGCCATCCTCGCGTTCTCCGTCGACGTTCTCGACGACGCCCGCGCACTGGCCGAACAGGAGGACGTCGAACTGTTCGAGAACGACGTCATCTACCAACTCATCGAGGAGTACGACGACCACGTCACCGGCATCAAGGAAGCCCAGCAAGAGCAGATTCTGGACAACATCACCCGCCCCGCGAAGTTCCGCGTCCTGCCGGACCACACCTTCCGACAGTCCGACCCCGCCGTCGTCGGCATCGAGGTGCTGTCGGGCGAACTCCGGCGGAACGTCAACGTCGTGAAGTGGGAGGGCGGCGATCCGAAACGGGTCGGCCGACTGAAGTCCTTACAGGACGAGGGCGAGGACATCGACGCCGCCCGCACCGGCGAACGACTGGCCGCCTCTATCGACGGCCCCACCGTCGGCCGCCAAATCGAAGAGGGCGACGACCTCTGGGTCGAGATTCCCGAGAAACACGCCAAGATACTGGAACAGGAACTGAAAGAGGACATCTCCGTCGACGAGCGAGAGGCGCTGTCGATGTACCTCGAAAAGCATCGAAATCGGGACCCCTTCTGGGGGAAGTAG
- a CDS encoding pyruvoyl-dependent arginine decarboxylase, with product MSTIRVVWGAATGPTALSSYDAALAEAGVHNYNLVTLSSVIPAGPAIEIVGTAPDLGPPGEALEVVQSAATAAPGEQAAAGIGWARTADGPGIFYEVDGTDPEAVRAEIREGLAAGRELREWEFVEQQVRVESVAPEESFASAVVLATYGQSHPVV from the coding sequence ATGAGTACGATTCGGGTCGTGTGGGGGGCCGCCACCGGGCCGACCGCGCTGTCGTCGTACGACGCCGCGCTCGCCGAGGCTGGCGTCCACAACTACAACCTCGTGACGCTCTCGTCGGTCATCCCCGCCGGACCGGCAATCGAGATCGTCGGGACCGCCCCGGACCTCGGGCCGCCGGGCGAGGCGCTGGAAGTGGTCCAGTCGGCGGCTACCGCCGCGCCCGGAGAGCAGGCGGCCGCCGGTATCGGGTGGGCACGCACGGCCGACGGCCCGGGCATCTTCTACGAAGTCGACGGCACGGACCCCGAGGCCGTGCGCGCGGAGATTCGAGAGGGACTGGCCGCCGGGCGCGAACTCCGCGAGTGGGAGTTCGTCGAGCAGCAAGTCCGCGTCGAGTCGGTCGCTCCCGAGGAGTCGTTCGCCAGCGCCGTCGTCCTCGCCACCTACGGGCAGAGCCATCCCGTCGTGTAG